In Tiliqua scincoides isolate rTilSci1 chromosome 1, rTilSci1.hap2, whole genome shotgun sequence, the following are encoded in one genomic region:
- the ORMDL1 gene encoding ORM1-like protein 1, protein MNVGVAHSEVNPNTRVMNSRGMWLTYALGVGLLHIVLLSIPFFSVPVAWTLTNVIHNFGMYVFLHAVKGTPFETPDQGKARLLTHWEQLDYGVQFTSSRKFFTISPIILYFLASFYTKYDPTHFILNTVSLLSVLIPKLPQLHGVRIFGINKY, encoded by the exons atGAATGTCGGGGTTGCCCACAGCGAAGTGAATCCCAACACGAGGGTAATGAACAGTCGAGGAATGTGGCTCACCTATGCTCTTGGAGTTGGCTTGCTTCACATTGTCTTGCTCAGCATTCCTTTCTTCAGTGTTCCAGTGGCATGGACCTTAACCAATGTCATTCACAATTTT ggaaTGTATGTGTTCTTACATGCAGTAAAAGGAACACCATTTGAAACACCTGACCAAGGTAAAGCAAGACTGCTGACACATTGGGAGCAACTCGATTACGGCGTGCAGTTTACATCCTCACGGAAGTTCTTCACAATCTCTCCGATAATTTT GTATTTTCTTGCAAGTTTCTACACAAAATATGATCCAACACATTTCATCCTAAACACAGTTTCCCTCTTGAGTGTACTTATTCCCAAGTTGCCGCAGCTACATGGAGTCAGAATCTTTGGAATCAACAAGTATTGA